Proteins co-encoded in one Bacillus infantis NRRL B-14911 genomic window:
- the yeiL gene encoding transcriptional regulator YeiL → MKKVQQKEKQRHLEKHSIAHLFSFPIEEGIEVHEYQRDEWIIREGMRPDYLFYVIEGKAKIYITYQNGKVSLINFINTHDYIGEMELLHEVYYTKGIQASTRTICFAIPLTQYRNQMLEDTLFLRELTKFLSLKATNMAAKYSQSLAFPLENRLADFILQTADGDLYKEKHVTVCDFLGVSYRHLLHVLAQFCEQGYLRKEGMRYLVESRGRLEELAGVLRNQGDGSLGSF, encoded by the coding sequence ATGAAAAAAGTTCAGCAGAAAGAAAAGCAGCGTCACCTTGAGAAGCACAGCATTGCCCATCTTTTCTCATTTCCTATCGAAGAAGGCATCGAAGTCCACGAATACCAGCGCGATGAATGGATCATACGCGAAGGTATGCGCCCTGATTACCTCTTTTATGTTATCGAAGGAAAAGCCAAAATTTACATCACCTATCAAAACGGCAAAGTCTCTCTCATCAATTTCATTAACACTCATGACTATATCGGCGAGATGGAGCTTTTGCATGAGGTCTACTACACAAAAGGCATCCAGGCCTCCACCCGCACCATCTGCTTTGCCATTCCCCTAACCCAATACCGTAATCAAATGCTCGAGGACACGCTATTCCTGCGTGAACTCACCAAATTCCTCAGCCTCAAAGCCACCAATATGGCTGCTAAATACTCCCAAAGCCTCGCCTTCCCGCTCGAAAACCGCCTTGCAGACTTCATCCTGCAAACAGCGGACGGGGATTTGTATAAAGAGAAGCATGTAACCGTCTGCGACTTCCTCGGAGTTTCCTATCGGCACCTGCTGCATGTACTCGCCCAGTTCTGTGAACAGGGATACCTGCGGAAAGAAGGAATGCGATATCTAGTTGAATCCCGGGGAAGACTGGAGGAATTGGCTGGGGTTTTGAGGAACCAGGGAGACGGGTCCCTTGGCTCTTTTTAA
- a CDS encoding MFS transporter — translation MNSQRWMSRQFFSFFFTWGIFLPYWTGWMIHTKGMTVGQASLIMSLGLVVRGLSTLFAFPYLSGKFSSKVLINGMGIGTFVILLLCIPADSYSTLLAAVLFLHFFYPTLMPAMDTAAGVLVQHKQLKNYGKSRSWGSLGFIISGLILTMFTGRFGDGFILWGLLFGVFMLTCLGMMQAPDVLSQKPKADARSRGSLLRPFKAQHFGIVLVIVILLQAAHASYYNYGYIFLQEIDAPKYMIGAILNIGVVAEILFFLVADRVFRNVSPGSLLALAALGSTVRWILVFAFPNVAMFSVSQLLHALSFAMGHYAFMKYMIQYIPPKDVPIAQGIYSALALSWSTAVFTIFGGYLYEIEPRYAFLGMLVCTVPSLIVALVYRRMAHRKDVAAGQLAG, via the coding sequence ATGAATTCACAACGCTGGATGAGTAGACAATTTTTTAGTTTCTTTTTTACCTGGGGGATCTTTCTTCCCTATTGGACCGGATGGATGATCCATACAAAGGGAATGACGGTTGGCCAGGCTAGCCTGATAATGAGCCTGGGGCTTGTAGTGCGCGGCTTGTCAACACTGTTTGCCTTCCCCTATCTGTCAGGGAAATTCAGCAGCAAGGTATTGATCAATGGAATGGGCATCGGGACTTTCGTTATCCTGCTGCTTTGCATCCCGGCTGATTCGTATTCGACTTTGCTTGCTGCAGTTCTTTTTCTGCACTTCTTTTATCCGACCCTGATGCCGGCGATGGACACGGCTGCCGGTGTGCTTGTGCAGCATAAGCAGCTGAAGAATTACGGGAAGAGCCGCTCATGGGGATCTCTGGGGTTCATTATCAGCGGTCTGATCCTGACGATGTTCACTGGCCGGTTCGGGGACGGCTTCATTCTTTGGGGGCTGCTATTCGGTGTATTTATGCTAACCTGCCTGGGGATGATGCAGGCTCCTGATGTGCTCTCTCAGAAGCCAAAGGCGGACGCCAGGAGCAGAGGCTCGCTGCTGAGGCCATTCAAGGCCCAGCACTTCGGGATTGTGCTCGTGATCGTCATCCTGCTGCAGGCGGCACATGCCTCTTATTACAACTATGGCTACATTTTTCTGCAGGAAATCGACGCGCCTAAATACATGATCGGAGCGATCCTGAATATTGGGGTCGTCGCAGAAATCCTGTTCTTCCTTGTCGCCGACCGCGTCTTCCGCAATGTTTCACCCGGTTCCCTGCTGGCACTAGCGGCTCTCGGCAGCACCGTTCGCTGGATCCTTGTGTTCGCCTTCCCGAATGTAGCGATGTTCTCAGTGTCGCAGCTGCTGCACGCTCTCTCCTTCGCCATGGGGCATTATGCATTCATGAAATACATGATCCAGTACATCCCGCCGAAGGATGTCCCGATCGCCCAGGGCATCTACTCTGCGCTCGCCCTCAGCTGGAGCACGGCAGTATTCACCATCTTTGGAGGATACCTGTATGAGATTGAGCCAAGATATGCCTTCCTCGGGATGCTGGTGTGTACGGTGCCTTCGCTGATTGTGGCGCTGGTTTATCGGAGGATGGCGCACCGGAAAGATGTGGCTGCTGGACAATTAGCTGGTTAA
- a CDS encoding VanZ family protein has translation MKKALKIVFSVSFIVYLFVLTSILFLGSRGFAWDGMSLTDYIRQSSNFIPFKTISMYFQVLSDGRMNIDIPIKNLLGNFVLLMPMGVYLPFFTKKMNSIILFTVSMTAMLITIEIIQVITRRGSFDIDDYILNMLGALIGFGLWKSKFVGRISR, from the coding sequence ATGAAAAAGGCACTCAAGATTGTTTTTAGCGTAAGCTTCATAGTTTACTTATTTGTGTTAACATCCATATTATTCTTAGGTTCGAGGGGATTTGCCTGGGACGGCATGTCATTAACAGACTATATAAGGCAGTCTTCAAATTTCATTCCCTTCAAAACAATCAGCATGTATTTTCAAGTCTTATCGGATGGAAGGATGAACATAGATATACCTATTAAAAACCTTCTTGGCAATTTTGTTTTGTTAATGCCAATGGGTGTTTATCTTCCTTTCTTTACAAAGAAAATGAATAGCATAATCCTGTTTACAGTCTCCATGACGGCCATGCTTATAACGATAGAAATCATACAGGTTATTACGAGAAGAGGAAGCTTTGATATCGATGATTATATTCTGAATATGCTTGGTGCTTTGATAGGATTTGGCCTTTGGAAATCAAAATTTGTTGGGAGGATATCAAGATAG
- the pdxA gene encoding 4-hydroxythreonine-4-phosphate dehydrogenase PdxA — MGDAAGVGPEIILKTLADQEIYQICNPLVIGDRKILERAKGFVDSQLTIETVNEQDLEGLDYQLGTVYCLDLDLLPADLPVGQVSPEAGHAAFEFVRTAIELAEQKKIAAICTAPLNKEAMQKGGHKYPGHTEILADLTNTQDYSMMLSAPNLKVIHVTTHVGILDAVKMINPERVYHVIKLAHETLTKAGIDSPKIAVCGINPHAGENGLFGYGEEEEKVIPGVEKAQAEGINAIGPLPADTLFFRAVRGDFDIVVAMYHDQGHGPVKVLGLDAGVNITVGLPIIRTSVDHGTAFDIAGKGIADEKSLVEAMRQAVELAPKSV, encoded by the coding sequence ATGGGAGACGCAGCGGGAGTCGGACCGGAAATTATCCTAAAAACGCTGGCAGATCAAGAAATCTACCAGATCTGCAACCCGCTTGTCATTGGGGACCGTAAAATCCTTGAACGTGCTAAAGGCTTTGTGGACAGCCAATTAACGATCGAAACAGTGAACGAACAGGATTTGGAAGGGCTGGACTACCAGCTGGGCACTGTCTATTGCCTGGACCTGGATCTATTGCCGGCCGACCTTCCTGTAGGGCAGGTATCACCTGAAGCGGGACATGCTGCATTTGAATTCGTCCGGACAGCGATTGAGCTTGCGGAGCAAAAGAAAATCGCTGCCATCTGTACAGCTCCTTTGAACAAGGAAGCGATGCAAAAAGGCGGACACAAATATCCCGGCCATACAGAAATTCTGGCAGACCTGACAAACACTCAGGATTACTCTATGATGCTTTCCGCGCCTAATCTGAAAGTCATTCATGTCACCACACATGTCGGCATACTGGATGCGGTGAAAATGATTAATCCTGAGCGTGTCTACCACGTCATCAAGCTAGCGCACGAAACATTGACAAAGGCGGGCATCGATTCACCGAAGATCGCTGTCTGCGGAATCAATCCGCATGCCGGTGAAAATGGATTGTTCGGCTATGGCGAAGAAGAAGAAAAGGTCATCCCAGGTGTTGAAAAAGCACAGGCGGAAGGAATCAATGCTATTGGCCCGCTCCCTGCTGACACACTGTTCTTCCGTGCTGTACGCGGCGATTTCGATATCGTCGTTGCCATGTACCACGATCAGGGCCACGGTCCTGTGAAGGTTCTCGGCCTTGATGCCGGCGTGAACATCACCGTCGGGCTGCCAATCATACGGACAAGCGTCGACCATGGCACAGCCTTCGATATCGCCGGCAAAGGAATCGCTGACGAGAAGAGCCTGGTGGAGGCGATGAGACAGGCAGTGGAATTAGCGCCTAAGTCAGTTTGA
- a CDS encoding four-carbon acid sugar kinase family protein, protein MQTKMGIIADDLTGSNDSGVQLAKKGFNSTVVMDIDINVHSHTDVLIVDTDSRGKTEEAAYEAVSKAASLLFQQGFNHVYKKVDSTLRGNIASELASLADVYQPEAVVVAPAFPKLNRTTLNGKHYVDGQLITETEFGRDPKTPVIESYIPDLLKETVKDKIILLNASLLRGPKDEVFSFIEKELRSGIAWFVCDAETEADLERIARIFASLEKKTVWAGSGGLIDYLPEALQLDPVIGQQREEISIRQTLIVSGSLSQVTKSQLESLQRAERSYFIEVNPVDLVKDSLNIDSLLKEAGNAEEDSQFILYVNSSEENRMLAKDAGAAENLTANQVSERIASGLGKAARIFLEKAGKIDGLILTGGDTAKAVCQELGVSEMELLSEVEPGLPFGRIKSGARNYWAVTKAGGFGKEDSLMNAVNYMIERVEKCESK, encoded by the coding sequence ATGCAAACAAAAATGGGAATTATCGCTGATGATCTGACCGGCTCAAATGACTCAGGTGTTCAATTGGCGAAAAAAGGATTCAATTCCACCGTTGTTATGGATATCGACATCAATGTCCACTCTCATACAGATGTGCTGATAGTTGATACCGACAGCCGCGGGAAAACGGAAGAAGCCGCATACGAAGCAGTGTCAAAAGCTGCTTCTCTTCTTTTTCAGCAAGGGTTTAATCATGTCTATAAAAAGGTCGATTCCACCCTGAGAGGTAATATTGCGTCCGAGCTGGCGTCACTGGCTGATGTGTACCAGCCGGAGGCGGTAGTGGTTGCACCTGCATTCCCGAAGCTGAACCGAACGACGCTTAACGGGAAACATTATGTAGACGGGCAGCTTATTACAGAAACGGAGTTCGGGCGTGATCCGAAGACGCCTGTAATTGAAAGCTATATACCTGATCTGCTAAAGGAGACCGTCAAGGATAAAATCATTCTGCTGAATGCTTCCCTGTTGAGGGGACCGAAGGATGAAGTCTTTTCTTTTATTGAAAAAGAGCTCCGTTCAGGAATTGCCTGGTTTGTCTGCGATGCGGAAACGGAGGCCGACCTGGAGCGGATTGCCAGGATCTTTGCCAGCTTAGAGAAGAAAACTGTCTGGGCCGGTTCAGGTGGATTGATTGACTATCTTCCGGAAGCATTGCAGCTTGATCCAGTTATCGGGCAGCAAAGAGAAGAAATCTCAATCCGGCAGACATTAATTGTCTCGGGAAGCTTATCCCAAGTGACGAAAAGCCAGCTTGAGAGTCTGCAGCGGGCTGAGAGAAGCTATTTTATCGAAGTAAATCCTGTTGATTTAGTAAAAGATAGCCTTAATATTGACAGCCTTTTGAAAGAAGCAGGAAATGCAGAGGAAGACAGCCAGTTTATCCTATACGTCAATTCTTCGGAAGAAAATCGGATGCTGGCGAAGGATGCGGGAGCTGCGGAGAATCTTACCGCCAACCAAGTCAGTGAAAGGATTGCCTCTGGTCTTGGGAAAGCAGCCCGCATCTTCCTGGAGAAGGCAGGTAAGATTGACGGCCTGATTTTAACTGGCGGGGATACAGCAAAAGCTGTATGCCAGGAGCTGGGTGTAAGTGAAATGGAGCTTCTCTCCGAAGTGGAGCCGGGACTGCCGTTTGGCAGGATCAAAAGCGGCGCCCGTAACTACTGGGCTGTAACGAAGGCCGGCGGATTCGGCAAGGAAGATTCTTTAATGAATGCGGTAAATTATATGATTGAAAGGGTTGAGAAATGTGAATCAAAATAA
- a CDS encoding 2-keto-3-deoxygluconate permease, which translates to MRIKAGLERIPGGMMVVPLLLAATINTFAPNLLRIGNFTEALFVNGASTLIALFLLCTGAQINVKSFGVSVGKGATLLATKWAVGAVAGLIAYMFAGDNGLFLGLAPIAVIAAMTNSNGGLFVALVGQYGSKEDRAAYSLLALNDGPFLTMVALSIFGAMGFVNGMFSFQSFIAVLLPIVVGMVLGNLDDEMRTFLDKGSSMLIPFFAFALGMGIDFGAIVNGGLTGVVLGFLTVFVTGTAGYFVFKALKWNPIVGAAEGSTAGNAVATPAAIAAASASFSQYADLATVQVAASTVTTAILLPLYIAFLVKRMEKKGYDFSKEVNR; encoded by the coding sequence ATGAGAATAAAGGCAGGTCTAGAAAGAATTCCCGGCGGCATGATGGTTGTTCCACTGTTGCTTGCTGCCACTATAAATACATTTGCTCCAAATCTACTCAGAATCGGCAACTTTACTGAAGCATTATTTGTAAACGGTGCCAGCACGCTGATCGCATTGTTCCTCTTATGTACAGGGGCTCAGATTAATGTAAAATCCTTCGGGGTTTCCGTCGGAAAAGGTGCCACACTGCTTGCAACCAAGTGGGCAGTTGGTGCAGTCGCAGGTTTGATCGCTTATATGTTTGCCGGTGATAACGGATTATTCCTTGGACTTGCTCCAATTGCTGTCATCGCCGCGATGACAAACAGCAACGGCGGTCTGTTCGTTGCCCTTGTAGGACAATACGGCAGCAAAGAAGACCGTGCGGCCTACTCACTTTTGGCTTTGAATGATGGTCCGTTCCTGACAATGGTTGCCTTATCCATCTTCGGTGCCATGGGCTTTGTAAATGGAATGTTCTCTTTCCAATCCTTCATCGCCGTTCTTCTTCCGATCGTGGTCGGAATGGTGCTTGGAAACCTGGATGATGAGATGCGCACTTTCCTTGATAAAGGCAGCTCTATGCTGATTCCTTTCTTCGCCTTCGCGCTTGGTATGGGAATCGATTTCGGCGCTATCGTTAATGGCGGTTTGACAGGTGTTGTTCTCGGCTTCCTGACTGTGTTTGTAACAGGTACTGCCGGCTACTTCGTTTTCAAGGCATTGAAATGGAATCCAATCGTTGGGGCAGCGGAAGGGTCAACAGCAGGGAATGCGGTGGCAACACCGGCTGCGATTGCAGCAGCAAGCGCAAGCTTTTCCCAGTATGCTGATCTGGCGACAGTTCAGGTCGCAGCTTCCACAGTAACAACCGCAATCCTTCTGCCATTGTATATCGCCTTCCTCGTGAAGCGAATGGAGAAAAAAGGGTATGATTTCAGCAAAGAGGTTAACCGATAA
- a CDS encoding sigma-54-dependent transcriptional regulator gives MSMRILFIAPYQAMSYLIEQCRVEAGVDVDVKVANLEEAVPIASQAERDGYHVIISRGGTAKKIERYTNLPVIDVHISGYDMLRVLTLANDFPGKKAIVGFSNITLGAKTITDILEIPTEVYTVDQAEEVDMLVPQLKEQGFRVIMGDVVTVNVADHHGLEGILIQSGKEAIFDAFQRASSVTALFQKKQAEIEMLKAVLGKMSSDFLILDDDKKTVFEQWETIDYSSLPFNPQSIISQQQDGEISSSIIEGEAGDKIKVQSSPLMVQGTRYDLLTFSKLQKERPDSSGRLESVAQSPLIIHESKLMRDCLQNVANHIKKNKWNLIGEKGTGKRDMARYIHHQKQQGQGLLLMVDAAEAALGNIQLDGDISTVYITDTKNLEPAQVKNLIERAQDWSGSGKTIIISHEEEDSSFHSWLFDESGTRIYLPALRNRKEDIRSITAYFIAESHQERGTSPIKIKEDAFQLLETYGWPGNISELKSVIFDAAENENGYVLQKETINGLLEQKQNEEAILPGDFLEGTLEQIEKRIIQECMIQENFNQTKVAKRLGINRSTLWRRLKD, from the coding sequence ATGAGTATGAGAATATTATTTATTGCCCCCTATCAGGCCATGTCGTATTTGATAGAGCAGTGCAGGGTGGAAGCAGGGGTGGATGTGGATGTAAAGGTGGCGAACCTTGAGGAGGCGGTCCCGATCGCTTCACAGGCAGAGCGGGATGGATATCATGTCATCATCAGCCGCGGAGGGACAGCCAAGAAGATTGAAAGATACACCAATCTCCCGGTCATCGATGTACATATTTCCGGCTACGATATGCTTAGGGTGCTGACGCTCGCCAATGATTTTCCAGGGAAAAAAGCGATCGTGGGCTTTTCGAATATCACTCTTGGGGCGAAGACGATCACGGATATTTTAGAGATTCCGACAGAGGTGTATACGGTTGATCAGGCGGAAGAAGTGGATATGCTCGTACCTCAATTAAAGGAACAGGGCTTCAGGGTCATCATGGGGGATGTGGTCACCGTCAATGTGGCCGATCATCATGGTCTGGAAGGTATCCTGATCCAGTCCGGGAAGGAAGCCATCTTTGATGCTTTCCAAAGGGCAAGCAGTGTTACGGCATTATTTCAAAAGAAGCAGGCAGAGATTGAAATGCTCAAAGCTGTACTCGGAAAAATGAGCAGCGATTTCCTTATATTGGATGATGATAAGAAGACTGTATTTGAACAATGGGAAACGATTGATTATTCATCGCTTCCGTTCAATCCCCAGTCCATCATATCCCAGCAGCAGGATGGAGAGATTAGCTCCTCAATCATTGAAGGCGAAGCAGGGGACAAAATAAAGGTGCAATCTTCGCCATTGATGGTTCAAGGGACGCGGTATGATCTCCTCACCTTCAGCAAGCTTCAAAAAGAACGGCCGGACAGTTCGGGGCGGCTTGAATCTGTTGCCCAGTCCCCTTTGATCATTCATGAAAGCAAGCTTATGCGGGATTGCCTGCAGAATGTCGCAAATCATATAAAGAAGAACAAATGGAATTTGATTGGCGAAAAAGGGACAGGCAAACGGGACATGGCCCGCTATATCCATCATCAGAAACAGCAGGGGCAAGGCCTGCTGCTGATGGTTGATGCTGCTGAAGCGGCCCTCGGCAATATCCAGCTCGATGGGGATATATCGACCGTCTATATTACAGACACCAAGAATCTCGAGCCTGCCCAGGTGAAGAACCTGATTGAACGGGCACAAGATTGGAGCGGGAGCGGGAAGACCATTATTATCTCCCATGAAGAGGAGGATTCTTCTTTTCATAGCTGGCTGTTTGACGAAAGTGGAACACGTATCTATCTGCCTGCTCTCCGGAACCGCAAGGAAGATATCAGGTCGATTACGGCTTACTTCATCGCCGAGTCCCATCAGGAGCGTGGCACATCTCCGATCAAGATAAAGGAAGACGCCTTTCAGCTGCTCGAAACCTACGGATGGCCAGGCAATATTTCTGAGCTGAAGAGTGTAATCTTCGATGCGGCCGAGAACGAAAACGGCTATGTGCTGCAAAAAGAAACAATCAATGGGTTGTTGGAACAGAAACAGAATGAAGAAGCAATCCTGCCGGGGGATTTCTTGGAAGGCACACTAGAACAAATCGAAAAAAGAATCATCCAGGAATGCATGATTCAGGAAAACTTCAATCAAACTAAGGTGGCAAAGCGACTCGGGATTAACCGTTCCACCTTGTGGCGCAGGCTTAAGGATTAA
- a CDS encoding LCP family protein produces MSRLARNKKKKRGWKVFTVLLLLIVAAGGYFAYQYQAGVDMADPVKAKQKEEDIEFNGVKSLDDKINVLLLGVDARPDEEKSRTDSIMVAQYDPKEGTAKVISVMRDIYTEIPGYKNYKLNTAFYLGGPDLLRETLKNDFDLDIEYYALIDFKGFEKVVDALAPEGIEIDVEKQMSANIGVSLEPGLQRLNGQELLGYARFRKDAEADFGRVRRQQQVINAMKDQLLSANGVLKLPKMLGTVQPYIQTNLKGADLLGLMKSLALKQPETVETLTVPVENSYTNERYDGIGLALDIDFEQNTEAIQAFLDGEPASVETGTTAE; encoded by the coding sequence ATGAGCAGACTAGCACGCAATAAAAAGAAAAAACGCGGATGGAAAGTATTCACTGTTCTGCTGCTGCTGATTGTGGCAGCCGGCGGCTATTTCGCCTACCAATACCAGGCGGGTGTGGACATGGCTGACCCGGTGAAGGCGAAGCAAAAAGAAGAGGATATTGAGTTCAATGGGGTGAAAAGCCTTGATGATAAGATCAACGTCCTTTTGCTTGGAGTCGATGCACGTCCGGATGAAGAAAAGTCACGCACAGACTCTATCATGGTCGCACAATATGACCCGAAGGAAGGAACGGCCAAGGTTATTTCCGTCATGAGGGATATCTACACAGAAATCCCAGGCTATAAAAATTACAAACTCAACACTGCATTTTATCTGGGCGGACCGGACCTGCTCCGCGAAACGCTGAAAAATGATTTTGACCTGGATATTGAATATTATGCCCTGATCGACTTTAAAGGGTTTGAAAAAGTGGTTGATGCTCTTGCTCCGGAAGGGATTGAAATCGATGTAGAGAAGCAGATGTCCGCTAATATCGGTGTCTCCCTCGAGCCTGGGCTCCAAAGGCTGAATGGGCAGGAACTGCTTGGATATGCCCGCTTCCGCAAAGATGCCGAAGCTGATTTCGGACGGGTCCGCCGCCAGCAGCAGGTCATCAATGCCATGAAGGATCAGCTCCTGAGTGCTAATGGCGTCCTTAAACTGCCTAAGATGCTCGGCACCGTGCAGCCCTATATTCAGACAAACCTTAAGGGTGCAGACCTTCTCGGCTTAATGAAGAGCCTTGCCCTGAAGCAGCCGGAGACAGTGGAGACTCTGACCGTTCCTGTTGAAAACTCATATACCAATGAAAGATATGACGGAATCGGGCTGGCGCTCGATATCGACTTTGAACAAAATACAGAAGCCATCCAGGCGTTCCTGGATGGAGAACCAGCCAGTGTTGAAACCGGCACAACCGCTGAATAA
- a CDS encoding helix-turn-helix domain-containing protein, translating to MAENSKEIGGLLKGLLKERSLSMRKLGQLAGIDPAVISKIVNGKRKATPEHLQRFAEHLNVPISRLYEAAGYPLGPAPERNDSIGQIQDILKTAHLMDGEFRLEDVKEELAKYEELSQTGEGTGRILSQFDEKVKKVAGMGPFIQQLQEMYEKFSLKKGTKTELALMGGALLYFIAAVDCIPDYLFPVGYLDDAVVIHWAMNALPMKKTKTI from the coding sequence ATGGCAGAGAATAGCAAGGAAATTGGCGGGCTTCTGAAGGGGCTGCTGAAAGAGCGCTCACTTTCGATGAGAAAGCTGGGCCAGCTGGCGGGGATCGATCCAGCAGTGATCTCGAAGATCGTCAACGGAAAGCGCAAGGCGACCCCTGAGCATCTGCAGCGGTTTGCCGAGCATTTGAACGTTCCGATCTCCAGATTATATGAGGCCGCTGGCTATCCGCTCGGCCCCGCGCCAGAGCGCAATGACTCGATTGGCCAGATTCAGGATATCCTCAAAACGGCCCACCTGATGGACGGGGAATTCCGTCTTGAAGATGTGAAAGAAGAGCTTGCAAAATATGAAGAGCTTTCACAGACAGGGGAAGGGACCGGGAGGATTCTCAGCCAGTTTGATGAGAAGGTCAAAAAAGTGGCAGGCATGGGACCCTTTATCCAGCAGCTGCAGGAAATGTACGAGAAATTCTCCTTGAAAAAAGGCACGAAGACGGAGCTTGCCCTGATGGGAGGCGCTCTCCTTTACTTCATTGCCGCTGTTGACTGCATCCCGGATTACCTCTTTCCGGTCGGATATTTAGACGATGCCGTGGTGATCCATTGGGCCATGAACGCCCTTCCGATGAAAAAAACAAAGACTATATAA
- a CDS encoding copper homeostasis protein CutC encodes MLKEVCVENLTLIPEKISKGAQRVELCDNLSVGGTTVSHGVAVKAIDYCRRHNAGVMAMVRPRGGDFVYRVEEIEVMKEDIIHLKQLGADGVVFGCLTEDGWIDEGAMKVLLELAEGLETVFHMAFDHIRHDRQLQAIDWLAEHGVNRVLTHGGPSESGILENLPRLQEYMEHAAGRITIMPGGGITDENLPEIAAELDIREIHGTRIVG; translated from the coding sequence ATGCTGAAGGAAGTGTGTGTAGAAAATCTGACACTGATTCCCGAGAAGATCAGTAAAGGCGCCCAACGCGTGGAGCTGTGCGATAATCTTTCGGTCGGAGGGACAACCGTCAGCCATGGTGTTGCCGTGAAGGCAATCGACTATTGCCGCAGGCATAATGCGGGAGTCATGGCGATGGTGAGGCCGCGGGGCGGAGATTTTGTCTACAGAGTGGAAGAAATCGAGGTTATGAAGGAAGACATTATTCATCTTAAGCAGCTCGGCGCAGATGGCGTGGTGTTCGGCTGCCTGACGGAGGATGGCTGGATTGATGAAGGGGCTATGAAGGTTTTATTGGAGCTTGCAGAAGGGCTGGAGACTGTCTTTCATATGGCGTTTGACCATATCCGGCATGACAGGCAGCTGCAGGCCATAGACTGGCTGGCGGAGCATGGTGTGAACCGGGTTCTGACGCATGGCGGGCCATCTGAGTCTGGAATCCTTGAGAATCTGCCGCGTCTTCAGGAGTATATGGAACACGCTGCAGGCCGGATTACGATCATGCCGGGCGGCGGGATTACGGATGAAAATCTTCCTGAGATTGCGGCAGAGCTGGATATTCGAGAGATTCATGGGACTAGGATTGTTGGGTAA
- a CDS encoding MBL fold metallo-hydrolase produces the protein MMEQELVLWSDRISYLTPVGPTDRPILMAVSGDKHTLMIDAGNSAAHAKLFLGKLKEAGRPEPTVAAITHWHWDHIFGLESLDIPSIASVDTRVEMEKLVPFKWDDRSLDERVEEGIEIQFCADAIKEEFPQQERPIRISLPDITFKDEMTIDLGGITCVLKQVGGDHAPDSVIIYIKEERIAFLADATAPKMYAPTWRFTAKATLDMLDKIEMFNADTYIISHWKPITKEEYQAEASLLRTLSHLVAAYEGDQDKMKKGLEAFYGRPLTNEEQETLMYFVNGFIG, from the coding sequence ATGATGGAGCAAGAATTGGTTCTCTGGTCAGACAGGATTTCATATTTAACGCCTGTCGGCCCGACAGACAGGCCGATCCTGATGGCTGTCTCGGGGGATAAGCATACCTTAATGATAGATGCCGGCAATTCTGCGGCACACGCAAAGCTATTTTTGGGAAAATTAAAAGAAGCGGGTAGGCCGGAGCCAACTGTGGCAGCCATTACCCATTGGCATTGGGACCATATCTTTGGGCTTGAATCCCTGGATATTCCGTCGATTGCCTCTGTTGATACAAGGGTGGAGATGGAAAAACTGGTCCCATTTAAGTGGGATGACCGATCACTGGACGAGCGGGTTGAGGAGGGAATTGAGATCCAGTTCTGTGCGGATGCGATCAAGGAAGAATTCCCGCAGCAGGAACGGCCTATCCGGATCAGCCTGCCGGACATAACATTCAAGGATGAAATGACGATCGACCTTGGCGGCATCACCTGCGTCCTGAAGCAGGTGGGCGGAGACCACGCCCCTGATTCGGTCATTATTTATATAAAAGAAGAGCGGATCGCCTTTCTGGCCGATGCGACTGCGCCGAAGATGTATGCGCCAACCTGGCGTTTTACGGCCAAGGCAACACTCGACATGCTTGATAAAATTGAGATGTTCAATGCGGATACGTATATCATCTCCCACTGGAAGCCTATTACAAAAGAAGAATACCAGGCGGAGGCGAGCCTGCTCCGGACTCTGTCCCACTTAGTGGCAGCGTACGAAGGCGATCAGGACAAGATGAAAAAAGGTCTTGAAGCGTTTTACGGCCGGCCGCTTACCAATGAAGAACAAGAAACGCTCATGTACTTTGTGAATGGTTTTATAGGATAG